Proteins encoded in a region of the Cumulibacter manganitolerans genome:
- the glgA gene encoding glycogen synthase — translation MRIGILTREYPPFVYGGAGVHVDFLVRELSKLTDVQVYCTGDERPGAETFPEAVPGAPDANSALKVLAADVAMTAALADRELLHSHTWYANLAGHLGKLLYGVPHVISAHSLEPLRPWKAEQLGGGYRLSSWVEKTAYEAADAIVAVSNGMRRDILEAYPDVDPDKVHTIYNGIDTELYRPDPGTDVLERIGVDLTKPYVTFVGRITRQKGVPHLLNAAKLLEPGVQVVLLAGAADTPELKEETDRLLAELEAQREGVFLVSEMLPREQVVQVLTHARVFVCPSVYEPLGIVNLEAMACETAVVASDVGGIPEVVLNGETGLLVHYDEKRPEEFEAGLARAVGQLINDEQLCDEFGRAGRQRAVGDFGWDRIAEQVNTLYEAVVRASRR, via the coding sequence ATGCGAATTGGCATCCTGACGCGTGAGTACCCCCCGTTCGTGTACGGCGGAGCGGGCGTCCACGTCGACTTCCTGGTCCGCGAGCTGAGCAAGCTCACCGACGTGCAGGTCTACTGCACCGGCGACGAGCGGCCGGGCGCCGAGACCTTCCCCGAGGCGGTCCCGGGAGCGCCCGACGCCAACTCGGCGCTGAAGGTGCTCGCCGCCGACGTCGCGATGACCGCGGCCCTCGCGGACCGGGAGCTGCTGCACTCGCACACCTGGTACGCCAACCTGGCCGGGCACCTCGGCAAGCTGCTGTACGGCGTACCGCACGTGATCTCGGCGCACTCCCTCGAGCCGCTGCGGCCCTGGAAGGCCGAGCAGCTCGGCGGTGGCTACCGGCTGTCGTCCTGGGTCGAGAAGACGGCGTACGAGGCCGCCGACGCCATCGTCGCGGTCAGCAACGGGATGCGCCGCGACATCCTCGAGGCCTACCCGGACGTCGACCCGGACAAGGTGCACACCATCTACAACGGGATCGACACCGAGCTCTACCGTCCCGACCCCGGCACCGACGTCCTGGAGCGGATCGGCGTCGACCTCACCAAGCCGTACGTGACGTTCGTCGGCCGGATCACCCGCCAGAAGGGCGTCCCGCACCTGCTCAACGCCGCGAAGCTCCTCGAGCCCGGCGTCCAGGTCGTGCTGCTCGCGGGAGCCGCGGACACTCCCGAGCTCAAGGAGGAGACCGACCGGCTGCTGGCCGAGCTCGAGGCGCAGCGGGAGGGCGTGTTCCTGGTCAGCGAGATGCTGCCGCGGGAGCAGGTCGTCCAGGTGCTCACCCACGCGCGGGTCTTCGTCTGTCCCTCGGTGTACGAACCACTCGGCATCGTCAACCTCGAGGCGATGGCCTGCGAGACGGCGGTGGTGGCCTCGGACGTCGGCGGCATCCCGGAGGTCGTGCTCAACGGAGAGACGGGCCTGCTGGTGCACTACGACGAGAAGCGGCCCGAGGAGTTCGAGGCAGGCCTGGCCCGGGCGGTCGGCCAGCTGATCAACGACGAGCAGCTGTGCGACGAGTTCGGCCGGGCCGGACGGCAGCGCGCCGTCGGTGACTTCGGCTGGGACCGCATCGCCGAGCAGGTGAACACGCTCTACGAGGCCGTCGTCCGCGCCTCGCGCCGCTGA